In one Leptospira fletcheri genomic region, the following are encoded:
- a CDS encoding phosphotransferase yields the protein MSQSIGEVELRFLVQDGKFPLKIEELTPEASARRYYRVFYPGDSKILCKDVRFQHDFVDIGNFLRSHGFRVPDVYKTDLIHNLTLLSDEGDKDLTFVKDDGEYREYLVKCVELLVGLQKLEPEAPVSGREFDYEKLRSENQFTYTSFQQFAKRFGLKTDLRAEVKIFLDEAAAFLAEYKIKVFCHRDFHARNLMLSPKGEITMIDFQDARMGTPFYDLSSLLYDAYRSIPFAMRRGLFLLFMKLSDAQFPRSKECFYLQSLQRSYKALGSYFMLIAEKGQDKYRTSVLSCLENLLEIAQVGLFPDQLFLFFHFLKKELSGNAAFLEKLEGIPDER from the coding sequence ATGTCACAATCCATTGGAGAAGTCGAGCTCCGATTTTTAGTCCAGGACGGAAAGTTCCCGCTTAAAATAGAGGAGCTTACTCCGGAAGCTTCTGCCCGCAGATATTATAGGGTTTTTTATCCGGGGGATTCCAAAATCCTATGTAAAGACGTACGCTTTCAGCACGACTTCGTCGATATAGGAAACTTTCTTCGATCGCACGGCTTCCGCGTACCGGACGTATATAAAACCGACTTGATCCACAATCTGACCCTACTTTCCGATGAAGGCGATAAGGACCTGACTTTCGTCAAAGACGACGGGGAATATAGGGAATACCTGGTAAAATGCGTGGAACTCTTAGTGGGGCTGCAAAAGCTCGAGCCGGAAGCTCCCGTTTCCGGCAGGGAATTCGATTACGAAAAACTCCGCTCGGAGAATCAGTTTACGTATACCTCCTTTCAACAATTCGCAAAACGTTTCGGATTAAAGACGGATCTCCGCGCGGAAGTGAAAATATTCCTGGACGAGGCGGCGGCTTTTCTCGCCGAATATAAGATAAAAGTCTTCTGTCATCGGGACTTTCATGCAAGAAATTTAATGCTCTCCCCTAAAGGAGAGATCACCATGATCGATTTTCAGGACGCCAGAATGGGGACTCCTTTTTACGATCTTTCTAGTCTGCTTTATGATGCTTACCGTTCCATACCTTTCGCTATGCGAAGAGGGTTGTTTCTTCTTTTCATGAAACTCTCCGATGCGCAATTTCCACGATCCAAAGAATGCTTTTATCTGCAGAGTCTCCAAAGATCCTACAAAGCCTTGGGCTCGTATTTTATGCTGATCGCCGAGAAAGGCCAGGACAAATACAGAACGAGCGTGCTATCCTGCTTGGAGAATCTACTGGAAATCGCGCAAGTCGGACTTTTTCCGGACCAGTTGTTTCTCTTCTTCCATTTTCTAAAAAAGGAACTTTCCGGCAACGCCGCATTCTTGGAAAAGCTGGAAGGAATCCCGGATGAACGATAA
- a CDS encoding helix-turn-helix domain-containing protein: MILELERVRNVWPEVKDLLSIPHSDKQYKKLLKALDELIDEVGNNEKHPLAPLMETVGNLIEEYERSNFEIIDASPIEVLKYFMEENGFTQKDIPELGSQGVVSEILNGKRELNIRQIKALGKKFKVSPAVFI, translated from the coding sequence ATGATTCTTGAATTAGAGCGTGTAAGAAATGTTTGGCCAGAAGTTAAAGATCTTCTATCTATTCCTCATTCTGATAAACAATATAAAAAGTTATTAAAAGCTCTTGATGAATTAATAGATGAGGTAGGTAATAACGAAAAGCACCCATTGGCTCCTTTAATGGAAACAGTCGGAAATCTCATTGAGGAATACGAAAGAAGCAACTTTGAAATTATTGATGCAAGCCCTATTGAGGTATTAAAGTATTTCATGGAAGAGAACGGGTTTACTCAAAAGGACATTCCGGAACTGGGTAGTCAGGGAGTTGTCTCTGAGATTTTAAATGGCAAAAGAGAATTAAATATTCGTCAGATTAAGGCATTAGGAAAGAAATTCAAAGTTTCCCCTGCGGTCTTTATCTAA
- a CDS encoding transmembrane 220 family protein, with amino-acid sequence MSGKSVASISRGIFRTFTVLAWIIFAALQYNDPDPEVWISTYLSVVLLYAAEWFSSFRTVERRRSLAGISRALGVGYFVWALLAFREDPRVDFDSEIFRESMGLVLSSIWLLILPLFQGRSEE; translated from the coding sequence TTGAGCGGAAAGTCCGTCGCATCGATCTCGAGAGGAATCTTTAGAACGTTTACCGTACTCGCCTGGATCATATTCGCGGCCTTGCAATACAACGATCCGGATCCCGAAGTTTGGATCTCGACCTATTTGTCGGTGGTCCTACTCTATGCCGCGGAATGGTTCTCTTCGTTTCGGACCGTGGAACGAAGACGTTCGCTCGCGGGGATTTCCAGAGCCTTAGGTGTCGGCTATTTCGTTTGGGCGCTTCTTGCCTTTCGAGAAGATCCCAGAGTCGACTTCGATTCCGAAATATTTCGGGAGAGCATGGGCCTCGTTCTCTCTTCGATATGGCTTCTCATCCTCCCTCTCTTTCAAGGTAGATCCGAGGAATGA
- a CDS encoding ATP-binding protein, which produces MRTQELLPILENAFFPAQEGILILEPKTYSILSANPKATEILGYTKDELQTLSLSKLLSRPERIGNHILGAEELGISLLWNLRKKDGSMTLVEFTINALLPDSKAPLVFHIYKRSEVRETELRLYYLQSILRSLRLLKLNLRSLRLSSASTLFQKVCDTLRENPHYSLIWGFYRREDGTDQVIVQSDSEGEWKERLENSWLKEENPSPMRSLVESNELFVIHEFGGKSFPEWERNLGTSDFRRSLSLVVKEEDKIVGGIEILSKENMAFDSGENYLYLEVIEDLLSSLQFIRIEKQRRETAKLLQFQGALLNSIEVPLLSTDEEGFITYANSNIANLLNIPKEETLGKQIRDLLRLDAESADRVFLGSKAEILLGNSVDGEIPFLLVSSSLKDDYGNRIGTIVLLLDITEQKKNEELIRASELKLRNLFASMNNGIVILNPQGTVMEVAPILKFFLFQFLNVAPGDSFPELFADEIKNEIIEKLEECVRIQRPVYYDFSMALLGEEENFFSVKFIPLKKYQDLPITAMLIFSDVTQTKLLDRQLYETAKFASIGEIAAGIAHEVNNPLQSSLLYLEDLLEHEDPDPDERKKVYRRIEGAAIRIRDLIKGLLDLGRRAPRKKELVSPYFILLRACELIEVSCRKSGIELKRITSPELPQIHVAWQEIEQVLINCLVNAVNAISEMEHKPESPSIQVSARKEMYLNTETVGFTIQDNGPGMSPEVAEKAFLPLYTTRRTKQGTGLGLTISQRIVADHGGSIQLESNRGQGTKVTIRIPVGKT; this is translated from the coding sequence ATGCGAACCCAGGAACTCCTTCCCATTTTGGAAAACGCCTTCTTTCCCGCGCAAGAAGGGATCCTGATCCTCGAGCCGAAAACCTACAGTATACTTAGTGCGAATCCCAAAGCGACGGAGATTTTGGGCTATACCAAGGACGAACTCCAAACTCTTTCTCTTAGCAAACTTCTCTCGCGACCGGAACGAATCGGAAACCACATTTTAGGTGCCGAAGAATTAGGCATTTCTCTGCTATGGAACCTGAGAAAAAAAGACGGCTCCATGACCCTCGTGGAATTTACGATCAATGCCTTGCTTCCCGATTCAAAGGCGCCGCTCGTCTTTCATATATATAAAAGATCCGAGGTCCGGGAGACGGAATTACGACTTTATTATCTGCAGAGCATCTTGAGAAGCCTACGCCTACTGAAACTAAATTTGAGATCCTTGAGATTGAGTTCCGCTTCCACACTTTTCCAAAAAGTCTGCGATACTCTGCGGGAAAATCCGCATTACAGTTTGATCTGGGGATTTTATCGCAGAGAGGACGGCACCGACCAAGTGATCGTTCAATCCGATTCGGAGGGGGAATGGAAAGAGCGCTTGGAAAACTCCTGGTTAAAGGAGGAAAATCCCTCCCCCATGCGAAGCCTCGTGGAAAGTAACGAACTTTTTGTGATACACGAGTTCGGCGGAAAATCTTTTCCGGAATGGGAACGGAACCTGGGAACTTCCGATTTCAGAAGGTCCTTAAGTCTGGTGGTTAAAGAGGAGGACAAAATCGTCGGCGGAATAGAGATCCTTTCAAAAGAGAATATGGCCTTCGATTCCGGCGAAAATTATCTTTACTTGGAAGTCATAGAAGATCTGCTTTCTTCCCTGCAGTTTATCCGGATAGAAAAACAGAGAAGGGAAACAGCAAAATTGCTCCAGTTCCAAGGAGCTCTATTGAATTCCATCGAAGTCCCTTTATTGTCCACGGACGAGGAAGGTTTTATCACATACGCAAATTCGAATATAGCGAATTTATTGAATATTCCCAAGGAGGAGACCCTTGGCAAACAGATTCGAGACCTACTCAGGCTGGATGCCGAATCCGCGGACAGGGTATTCCTCGGATCGAAAGCGGAAATACTTCTCGGAAATTCAGTGGACGGAGAAATTCCGTTTCTTCTCGTGTCTTCCTCCTTAAAGGACGATTACGGCAACCGGATAGGAACGATCGTATTATTGCTAGACATCACCGAGCAGAAGAAAAACGAGGAACTGATACGCGCCTCCGAACTGAAACTCCGCAACCTATTCGCCTCCATGAATAATGGAATCGTAATATTAAATCCCCAGGGAACGGTGATGGAAGTCGCTCCGATCCTGAAATTTTTCCTCTTCCAATTCCTAAATGTGGCTCCCGGTGACAGTTTTCCGGAGCTTTTCGCCGACGAGATCAAAAACGAAATCATCGAAAAACTGGAGGAATGCGTAAGGATTCAGAGACCGGTATATTACGATTTCTCGATGGCATTATTGGGAGAGGAGGAGAACTTCTTTTCCGTAAAGTTCATTCCTCTGAAAAAATACCAGGACCTTCCGATAACGGCCATGTTAATCTTTTCGGACGTAACCCAGACCAAGCTCCTGGACAGACAACTCTACGAGACCGCAAAGTTCGCTTCGATTGGCGAAATCGCCGCAGGGATCGCGCACGAAGTCAACAACCCTCTCCAATCTAGCCTTCTCTATCTGGAAGATCTGTTGGAACACGAGGATCCGGATCCCGACGAGCGCAAAAAAGTATACAGAAGAATAGAAGGAGCAGCCATCAGAATCCGCGATCTGATTAAGGGGCTCCTGGACCTAGGAAGAAGGGCTCCCAGAAAAAAGGAACTCGTCTCCCCCTATTTCATCCTCCTCAGGGCCTGCGAATTGATCGAGGTCAGTTGCAGAAAAAGCGGCATCGAATTGAAACGGATCACCAGCCCGGAGCTTCCTCAAATTCATGTAGCTTGGCAGGAAATCGAGCAGGTACTGATAAACTGTCTCGTTAACGCGGTAAACGCGATTTCGGAAATGGAACATAAACCGGAATCCCCGTCCATACAAGTTTCTGCGCGAAAAGAAATGTATTTGAACACAGAGACGGTCGGTTTTACCATTCAAGATAACGGTCCGGGAATGAGTCCCGAAGTTGCAGAAAAGGCCTTTCTTCCTTTGTACACGACACGTAGGACGAAACAGGGAACCGGATTGGGCCTTACGATCTCTCAAAGGATCGTGGCCGATCACGGCGGGTCCATACAATTGGAATCGAATCGGGGGCAAGGTACCAAGGTTACGATCCGAATCCCGGTGGGAAAGACATGA
- a CDS encoding alpha/beta fold hydrolase, whose protein sequence is MDFIYRFFLRNYVRNKIRYMESELGFRKVYSDVGGHKLFYLKREADSGSKKNLLLVHGLLDSSSGFRKLAPFLRTDYTILLPDIPGFGLSPMPPIRYLYQVDVFADLIYESIREMDLRDLVLGGHSMGSLIAMYIALLDAKREKRIKKLVLLAPGGIPHPKRDEMRELLFPKNFEEIERLFASLYHESSPSLGSFTKKILLSSWNDEPYRFLTRNTLDREAEIFLGKRISEIKLRSIIISGKEDPITYPSMVKKIHGYLKGSDLVWIPSAKHALHIEKAQEVASAINDWI, encoded by the coding sequence ATGGATTTCATTTATCGTTTTTTTCTTCGAAACTACGTTCGAAACAAGATCCGGTATATGGAGTCCGAATTGGGTTTTCGGAAAGTATACTCTGATGTTGGAGGGCACAAGCTTTTCTATCTGAAGAGAGAGGCGGATTCGGGAAGCAAGAAAAACCTTTTGTTGGTGCACGGACTTCTCGATAGCTCTTCCGGATTCCGCAAATTGGCTCCTTTTTTGCGTACAGATTATACGATCCTTTTGCCAGACATTCCCGGTTTCGGTCTGAGTCCTATGCCTCCGATCCGATATCTTTATCAAGTCGACGTTTTTGCGGACCTGATCTACGAATCCATCCGAGAAATGGATTTGCGCGATCTTGTGCTAGGCGGGCATTCCATGGGAAGTCTGATCGCGATGTACATCGCTCTTCTGGACGCAAAGCGGGAAAAGCGGATCAAAAAGCTCGTGCTTCTCGCTCCGGGAGGAATTCCTCATCCGAAGCGGGACGAGATGCGGGAGTTATTGTTTCCAAAGAACTTTGAAGAGATCGAAAGGCTTTTTGCGTCCCTCTATCATGAATCTTCTCCGAGTCTAGGCTCCTTTACGAAAAAAATCCTTCTATCGAGTTGGAACGATGAGCCGTACCGTTTTCTTACCCGAAACACTCTCGATCGAGAAGCTGAAATTTTTCTAGGAAAGCGGATCTCGGAAATCAAACTGAGATCCATCATCATATCGGGTAAAGAAGACCCGATTACGTATCCGAGCATGGTAAAGAAGATCCACGGTTATCTAAAGGGGAGCGACTTGGTTTGGATCCCTTCCGCAAAACACGCGTTGCATATAGAAAAAGCTCAGGAAGTCGCTTCGGCGATCAACGATTGGATTTGA
- a CDS encoding RNA polymerase sigma factor: MPDFTVLVTEAAQGDETAFTELVSRFEKYVRSEAGKRIRDEAKAEDLTQEVFLETWKVLPNLRQPEALPFLLRRLVVKHSDRILRRKDLISGEFRPEITISSNSDPNEDLWRKEVLQALEELPSEERELLNLRYFGELSYEEISERTGISGGNLKNRLRRSKELLRKNLLTKSDRKEWLEVLHKPMAIAS, encoded by the coding sequence ATGCCCGATTTTACCGTACTAGTGACCGAAGCAGCCCAAGGGGATGAAACCGCTTTTACCGAATTGGTTTCCAGGTTCGAAAAATATGTCCGCAGTGAGGCCGGAAAACGGATCCGGGACGAGGCAAAGGCGGAAGATCTAACTCAGGAGGTCTTTCTCGAAACCTGGAAGGTGCTGCCCAATCTGAGACAGCCCGAGGCCCTTCCTTTCCTACTCCGACGACTCGTAGTCAAGCATTCCGATCGAATTCTTAGAAGGAAGGATCTGATCTCCGGAGAATTCCGTCCCGAGATTACCATTTCTTCGAATTCGGATCCGAACGAAGATCTCTGGAGAAAGGAGGTACTGCAAGCCCTGGAGGAACTCCCCTCCGAGGAGAGAGAACTTTTAAATCTCAGATATTTCGGAGAATTGAGTTATGAAGAAATCTCGGAAAGAACGGGAATTTCCGGAGGAAACCTGAAGAATCGCCTGCGAAGAAGCAAAGAATTATTGAGAAAGAATCTGCTGACCAAATCGGATCGAAAAGAATGGCTTGAAGTCCTTCACAAACCGATGGCCATTGCCTCTTAG
- a CDS encoding type II toxin-antitoxin system HigB family toxin, producing MHIISWKKISDFVIKHPNSGSSLKSWFKIVQNTDFKNFNELRKVFKSAGQVGKFTVLNIGGNHFRLISAIHYNRKKVFIRYVLTHSEYDKGKWKEV from the coding sequence GTGCATATAATTAGCTGGAAAAAGATCTCAGATTTTGTCATTAAACATCCAAACTCAGGATCCTCTCTCAAAAGCTGGTTTAAAATAGTTCAAAATACGGATTTTAAGAATTTCAACGAATTAAGAAAAGTATTTAAAAGTGCGGGTCAGGTAGGTAAATTTACAGTCCTTAATATTGGCGGGAATCATTTTAGATTAATTTCTGCAATTCATTACAATAGAAAGAAAGTCTTTATTCGATATGTTTTAACACATTCGGAATATGATAAGGGAAAATGGAAGGAGGTATAA
- a CDS encoding hybrid sensor histidine kinase/response regulator produces MTENHPNVLVVDDESEIRTALERVISREGYNVFVAEDFTSAMQIVRENPIDIVISDIMMSGKDGLEVAKEIKKYNSNIPVILITGNPQLHTAEEALRNKAFDYISKPVTRQSLLVVLENAKKEKQEKDRKSRKILKTVREKTHLAQQFKDLNYRNSLILETTGDCVITLDETLIIRAVNEAALRQFQYGEEELVGQQVELLIRPANRDSYLERIEKLTHRKSEHKIARLHNAELVNRKGESRTFDISVCRYVMNGRTYYTGIARDVTQKILISEKLIDAERRAFLTTIASSIGHEINNALTAIQGFIEVARLPDSDENLKDRAIQVTWNQITKLKNLTFNLLQLGKPGEIGKEKEILDLNEVVESVIEVFRKASRLKECEIIFQKSKEIVQILSNSDQLSLLISNIVLNSADATANKGRIQISVLERNHHPMIRIQDNGIGMSQEILRKIFQPYFTTKKTGQGTGLGMFVAKEIADLFGIRIEIDSEPDKGTEFRLVFPDKLAN; encoded by the coding sequence ATGACCGAAAATCATCCGAATGTTCTCGTAGTCGACGACGAATCGGAAATCCGAACGGCTTTAGAAAGGGTTATTTCTCGGGAAGGATATAATGTATTCGTAGCCGAAGACTTCACGTCAGCGATGCAGATCGTCCGCGAAAATCCGATAGATATAGTGATCTCCGACATCATGATGAGCGGAAAAGATGGATTGGAAGTCGCCAAGGAGATCAAAAAATACAATTCGAACATTCCTGTGATTCTGATCACGGGAAATCCCCAACTTCATACCGCAGAGGAAGCGCTTAGAAATAAGGCCTTCGATTATATTTCCAAACCGGTGACCCGACAAAGCCTCCTGGTGGTTTTGGAAAACGCAAAAAAGGAAAAGCAGGAAAAGGATAGAAAGTCGCGGAAAATCCTTAAGACTGTTCGGGAAAAGACCCATCTCGCGCAGCAATTCAAGGATTTAAATTATAGAAACAGTCTGATTTTGGAAACGACCGGGGACTGCGTGATCACTCTGGATGAGACTCTTATTATCCGGGCCGTGAACGAAGCCGCTCTGCGGCAGTTTCAGTACGGCGAGGAAGAGCTAGTCGGACAACAGGTCGAACTCCTGATTCGACCTGCCAATCGCGACTCCTACCTCGAACGGATCGAAAAGCTCACACACAGAAAATCCGAACATAAAATCGCAAGACTGCATAATGCGGAACTCGTCAACCGCAAGGGAGAATCCAGGACTTTCGATATCTCCGTCTGCAGATACGTCATGAACGGTAGAACCTACTATACGGGAATCGCAAGGGACGTGACCCAGAAGATACTAATTTCCGAAAAACTAATAGACGCGGAAAGAAGGGCATTTTTGACAACGATCGCGTCAAGCATAGGTCATGAGATCAATAACGCTCTTACCGCGATACAAGGTTTTATCGAAGTGGCGCGACTCCCCGATTCCGACGAGAATCTTAAAGATAGAGCCATACAGGTGACCTGGAATCAGATCACGAAACTGAAAAATTTGACGTTCAACCTTCTCCAATTGGGAAAACCGGGAGAGATAGGAAAGGAAAAGGAGATCCTGGACCTGAACGAAGTCGTGGAATCGGTCATAGAAGTCTTCAGAAAAGCCTCTCGTCTCAAGGAATGTGAAATAATATTCCAAAAATCTAAAGAAATAGTGCAGATCTTATCCAATTCGGACCAGCTCAGCCTGCTGATCTCGAATATAGTATTGAATTCCGCGGATGCCACGGCAAACAAAGGTAGAATCCAAATTTCCGTTTTGGAACGGAACCACCACCCGATGATCAGGATACAGGATAACGGAATCGGAATGAGCCAGGAGATCTTGAGAAAGATCTTTCAACCGTATTTTACCACTAAAAAGACGGGCCAGGGTACCGGTTTAGGAATGTTCGTCGCAAAAGAAATCGCGGATCTTTTCGGAATCAGGATCGAAATCGATTCGGAACCGGATAAGGGGACGGAATTCCGCTTGGTATTTCCCGACAAACTGGCGAACTAG
- a CDS encoding lysophospholipid acyltransferase family protein: MILRLSVWVSILILRLTYGTVRWTEIRIPHATRECFRKKSGLLLAIWHNQIPFLIDFTSSYLVKQVGLRIVPLASRSKDGELVARVLHHFGIRSKRGSSRRGGASGLRALVEEAKNGGVSLITPDGPTGPVYELKAGIVQLASITGYPIVAYSAQYDRYWTTNSWDRIKVPKPFSRAVITCSEPFFVPKLKGEEQLEKWRRKLELFLLENCGISEAEAEALRQEVLAIKEKANRRE, from the coding sequence ATGATCCTCCGATTGTCGGTCTGGGTCTCTATTCTGATCCTAAGGCTGACATACGGAACCGTGCGATGGACGGAGATCAGGATCCCGCATGCAACCCGGGAATGTTTCCGAAAGAAGAGCGGACTCTTACTAGCCATCTGGCACAATCAAATCCCTTTTTTAATCGACTTCACCTCCTCGTATCTGGTCAAGCAGGTGGGATTGAGAATCGTACCTTTGGCTTCACGATCGAAAGATGGAGAATTGGTCGCACGGGTACTGCATCACTTCGGGATCAGATCCAAACGAGGATCTAGTAGACGGGGTGGAGCCTCCGGTTTAAGAGCACTAGTGGAAGAAGCGAAAAACGGAGGAGTCTCCCTAATTACTCCCGACGGGCCCACCGGTCCCGTGTATGAACTCAAAGCGGGTATCGTCCAATTGGCCTCCATAACTGGATATCCGATCGTCGCCTATTCTGCGCAATACGACCGCTACTGGACTACGAATAGTTGGGATAGGATCAAGGTCCCGAAACCCTTTTCTCGGGCCGTAATCACCTGCAGCGAACCCTTCTTCGTCCCGAAGTTGAAAGGGGAAGAGCAATTGGAGAAATGGAGACGAAAATTGGAGCTTTTTCTGCTGGAAAATTGCGGAATCTCCGAGGCTGAGGCCGAAGCGTTGCGACAAGAAGTGCTCGCCATAAAGGAAAAAGCGAACCGAAGAGAATGA
- a CDS encoding ClpP family protease, whose protein sequence is METPVLPENLPLGIRLDEGHLKERKIFLWGQVDDASAKHVIDRLLYLSSEDPKKDITLVINSPGGANTSGMAILDTMKAVPNDIRTVCMGLAASFGALLLLSGTKGKRSAMAHSQIMLHQPHVPGRMEAKATDLGIFATMVEREKKEINRIISEQTGQPLEKVEIDTDRDFWLSADEAVEYGILDFVFKSWVPAEKETN, encoded by the coding sequence ATGGAAACACCCGTTTTACCCGAAAATCTTCCGCTCGGAATCCGCTTAGACGAAGGCCATCTCAAGGAAAGAAAAATATTCCTTTGGGGACAAGTAGACGACGCGTCCGCCAAACATGTGATCGATCGACTTCTCTATCTTTCTTCGGAGGATCCGAAAAAGGATATCACCTTGGTCATCAATAGCCCCGGAGGAGCAAACACTTCCGGAATGGCGATTTTAGATACGATGAAAGCCGTCCCGAACGACATTCGCACCGTATGCATGGGCTTGGCGGCGAGTTTCGGCGCCTTGCTTCTTCTTTCCGGAACCAAAGGAAAAAGATCCGCTATGGCCCACAGTCAAATCATGCTTCACCAGCCTCACGTACCGGGTCGCATGGAGGCAAAGGCAACCGATCTAGGAATCTTCGCAACCATGGTGGAACGCGAAAAAAAAGAGATCAACAGAATCATCTCGGAACAAACCGGACAACCCTTGGAAAAAGTGGAAATCGATACGGACCGCGACTTCTGGCTCTCTGCGGACGAGGCCGTGGAATACGGGATCTTGGATTTCGTTTTTAAAAGCTGGGTCCCCGCGGAAAAAGAGACGAATTAA
- a CDS encoding sugar phosphate nucleotidyltransferase, translating to MNDKAFFPCAGFGTRMKEWTKEVPKPLLPIAGVPLVYYSFYWAKRWGVKEGIANSHYLAEELEKNLKKFRTFPLRISREEPRILGTGGGIRTALERFWNLEEEFLILNPDFILFPDVGFSPWPTLAEKDAYDCILYLSKIPPDANYTGLSLNHDKVEFSPGGYFYIGLSWIRGECLRELSPNKPYDLADTFRKLAKQGRLGGRIFPGEWLDLGEKEFYEAARNTDFGNKLGSEWKEFLSTVA from the coding sequence ATGAACGATAAGGCCTTTTTTCCTTGCGCCGGATTCGGCACCAGGATGAAGGAATGGACAAAGGAAGTGCCCAAACCCTTACTCCCGATCGCAGGTGTTCCTCTCGTCTATTATTCCTTTTATTGGGCGAAGAGATGGGGCGTAAAGGAAGGGATCGCGAATTCGCACTATTTGGCCGAAGAATTGGAAAAGAATCTGAAAAAATTCCGGACTTTTCCTCTCCGTATTTCCCGAGAAGAACCTAGAATCCTCGGAACAGGCGGAGGAATCCGAACCGCTCTTGAAAGATTTTGGAACCTGGAAGAGGAGTTCCTGATCCTGAATCCGGATTTTATCCTATTTCCTGACGTCGGTTTTTCCCCCTGGCCGACTCTGGCGGAAAAAGACGCCTACGATTGTATTTTATATTTATCTAAAATTCCCCCGGATGCGAATTATACGGGCCTCTCTCTAAACCATGACAAGGTCGAATTCTCTCCCGGAGGCTATTTTTATATAGGTCTTTCTTGGATACGGGGAGAATGCTTAAGAGAACTGAGCCCGAATAAACCTTACGATCTAGCCGACACGTTCAGAAAACTAGCGAAACAAGGAAGACTCGGAGGCAGAATTTTTCCGGGAGAATGGCTGGACCTTGGGGAAAAAGAATTCTATGAAGCGGCTCGGAATACCGACTTCGGAAACAAATTGGGCTCCGAGTGGAAGGAATTCTTATCAACCGTAGCTTGA